From the genome of Triticum aestivum cultivar Chinese Spring chromosome 3B, IWGSC CS RefSeq v2.1, whole genome shotgun sequence, one region includes:
- the LOC123070771 gene encoding uncharacterized protein, translating into MPESTLYRCAAIALPSRAGSSTPQPRPFNLAAVGVPRSNSIACASLVKQYDLRNHGGLRTSNSAVQLGVLRVIVSPMFAGKTTVLLRWHRQEDESLVRYVQVGIDAPANSFDLLVSAETRANAFVALYEVTRKICIRECCAGKASIDLRPRVVLPRVRSTASTSASSPYPAAR; encoded by the exons ATGCCGGAGTCCACACTGTATCGATGCGCCGCTATCGCTCTGCCGTCGCGTGCAGGAAGTTCAACGCCACAACCCCGGCCGTTTAATCTTGCTGCCGTGGGCGTGCCCCGCTCCAACTCCATCGCCTGTGCTTCACTAGTGAAACAGTACGACCTGAGGAACCACGGGGGGTTGAGGACGTCCAACTCGGCAGTCCAACTCGGCGTTCTTCGTGTCATCGTTAGCCCCATGTTTGCTGGCAAGACCACCGTGCTTCTCCGCTGGCATCGACAG GAAGACGAGTCCCTCGTCCGGTACGTCCAGGTTGGTATCGATGCTCCGGCCAACTCCTTTGATCTGCTCG TTTCAGCTGAAACCAGAGCTAATGCATTTGTGGCATTGTATGAGGTTACTAGGAAGATTTGCATTAGAGAAtgttgtgctggaaaagcttctaTTGATCTCCGTCCACGAGTGGTGCTGCCCCGCGTCCGGTCGACAGCGTCCACGAGCGCGAGCAGCCCGTATCCGGCTGCAAGATGA